One Methanomassiliicoccales archaeon genomic window, TGCGCGTCTCTGGTTCATCAGCAGCCCTTGTTTGTCTCAAAACCCAAAATGCTTCATTATGCCCGCACTTTGGACATTCGACATTCGTTTTTGGCAGCGTTGGAGCATTTGAATCTATGACTACCATTTCTTTTTCTCGAAGTCTTGTGGTGAACGTCTGTTTCTCACCATTCATCTTTTGTTCCTTACCGCATTTACTGCATTTGAATACACCATTTCTAGGAAACATTAATGATTTGCATTCCGGACAGAACATTTCTCGATCGCCAAAGGCCGGGAAAAAAGCTCTTTGTATAAATATTCTTCCGCGAAATACTACTACGATTTAATCTTATTTTATTTGGTGCATATGTTTTGCCTATTTGATGACCAATGGGATGCCAAGAAGGCGACTTCATGATATCAATTGGACCAGCTTTCAATCATCTGAAAGCCGAAAACCAAATAGGCGTGTAAACGACATTAAAAAATGATCCGTTTTTTGACAATGAGGCTTTTCTAATGTTCTTGGAGTCCGCAGTTTAAACACTACATGAATTCCCAATCATTAGCCGGTTCAGGATTCTTATTATGACTCAATCGATTCGTTCGACTTTTTGCCAATGCTCTATTAACCAGCCCGTCAGGGAGTTTGCCTTTTTTCTTTACCTTTCTTTCTATGGTTTTTTGCTTCTTAGCCATGATACGGGCACGCCTATCAATTAGCTTTTTTTCCTTAGGCGAAATTGGAACTTCATCTACTTCTTTTTCTATAAGCTTATGAGCATATCTAAGGGGTGGGAGATCTTCATCGCCAAATTCCGCATCGGCTGTCAATGCCTGAAGATCTTCAAAGCTCACCATTGCAGAATTTCTAGCTCTGCTCCTGAGATTAAGAGCGGGCAATACGCCTTGATTTTGCGGGAGCAGATGAGAGACACCTCCGCCCTCGACCACGACTGTTGTCCTCGGGCCTCCATGCCTTGAGACATATTCCATCTCCCTTCGCGTCTGATCGGCAATGATGCCGCCTATGTAAGCGAAAGCTATTGTGATTATATAACTGTCAAGTCTGAACGAAATTGTTGACTGTAGCAGGGATACAAAGCTGTTAAGATACAAAGAAGCGAAATTGATGTATGAATCGAGGAAAGGGACGCTTGACGCCAATACACCCATAATTGCCCCTGGGGTAATATTTATTCCGCCTATCGTCGTTGGGATCCAACCGGCATCGATAGCAGAAGTAAGAGCAAAGATGATCGCAAGCGGCAATAATGCAGCTAAGGCTCCTTTCCACGGGCTCCCTGCTCTTCGTCCGCCTACATAACCAGCTATCATCTGGCCAAGTATCGGCAACCACCACAACAAAAAGGAGAGTATAAAAATATACTTGACTGCACTCCAAAAGCTATATGCGATCTTTGTTGATTTGATTTTTTTAGACTCGTCGCCTTCGTCAATCTCTGCAACCCTATAAACCTGCCGCTGAATAGAATGCTCGTTTCTTCCATCATCATTGGAACTCTTCTTCCTGAATAGCACCCCTATCCCTTCGGTCGGACATGCGTCTGACGCTATTCTAATATTTATTTAGGTATATATGCTTTTTGTAAATGTGCATTGGCATTTTTTCCAGATGGTGAAAACATAGATTATAATTCGCATGATGAGCCGAAAACACTTGAGTTTTACGTGAAACGACGATTGTCAGACCTATCTGGGCAAATAATATAGCAATCCGTATTCCTGTAAGGCCCTCCTTGTACTCTCAAGCGTGATCTTATCACGCTTTGCCTGATACCTCAAAATCTCTTCCATGTCCATATTAAGATATTCTGCAAGGCGTTGAAGCCTTTCGTATGGAAAGGCTTGTTTACCGAGAAGAATCTGCCTGATGCTCCAGCCAGGATGAACACGAGATTTGTAACCGAGCTCCCTCCCAAGTCTGTTAATACTGCCCGCTTTTTCAATGCCACATTTTATGAGTTTTACCCTAAAATCTGATTCTAGCCAGATTCGATAATTTTGTACCCCCCTCATCTTTCTATAAACCCAAGCGGTCGAAGCGGGATTGGACACAAATGAACAATAATATTTGAATTATTAATCTTTTCTTAATCTCAACAAAGAAAATTGAATTTGACTTTTCTCTTCCCTGTAAAGAGGAACTTCGACAAATGGCATTTTAGATATTTCGCTTTATTATGAACCTTTGGCGCTCGGCCATAGATGGATTTTGCTACATATACAATATTCTCCATGATTTTCTCGCGATATCTCAAGAAATTTTAATTCACCAATTAACATCTTAAACGAATTTATTAAGTCAACGATGCCATCGAATTATTTGAGAGAGAATTGTTAGTTGGAAAAAAAGATATTGCTCTCATTTGGATTAAGCGCACCAAAAAATGCTTATACTAACGTTTGACTTGGCGGTTTTGAACAATGATGTTTAGGAAAACCATAACGATTGAGACCAATAGCGAGTGTGACATAGTAGATATTACTGACCACGTTACAGATGCTATTCGAACCTCAGGCATCTCTGATGGTTTAGCATGCGTTTTTGTTCCTCATTCAACCGCTGCTTTAATAACAATGGAAAACGAGCTGGGCTTAAGAAATGATCTGATCAGATGTCTCGAACGGATCGCTCCAAGAAACGCCAATTACGATCACAATCTAGCATGGGGTGATGGAAACGGACATTCTCATATTAGGTCATCACTACTTGGCACATCATTAACAATTCCCTTTTCAAAGGGGAAACCCGAATTGGGCACGTGGCAACAAATTGTCTTGGTCGAATTAGACACCCGAGCTAGAAATAGAAAAGTCATTATTCAGATTGTTGGAGAGTAATGAGCTTTCAGGAGGTTGTGAAGAGTGAATATCAAGTTTCTAGGCGGAGCCGACGTAGTTGGGAGAATGGGAATCTTCATTCGCCACAGAGATGCAAGTGTGCTTCTGGAGTATGGTATGAGACCGGCCAAACCGCCTCAGTACCCAATGCCAAGCCCACCTGTAGATTATGCATTTTTGTCACATTGCCATTTAGATCACAGTGGAATGGTTCCCTGGCTCTGTAAACGGTATGATACGGAGATAGTTGCCACCTCATCAACGATGTCAATTACAAAAGTGTTGCTTGAAGATGCTCTTAAAGTCGCTGATGCAGAAGGTTATCCGCGTCCCTTCGAAAATAATGACATCAAATATGCGCTTAAGAACTTCACCACAATGGAATTTGGAGAGACTGTCGATGTCGCAGGCTTTGAGGTAGAAATGCACAGTGCGGGTCATGTTCCAGGAGCGGCTATGTATGAATTAAGAGGAGACGAAATTACCCTCTTTACAGGCGATCTGAATACAAGGAACACCCAGCTGGTATGGGGAGCTCATCCAGTTAAGTGTGATAATCTTATTATCGAGGCAACCTATGCGGGAAGAACTCATCCGAACCGTGCAAAAACAGAGAAGCGTCTTCTAGAGAAGATAAGCGAGGTCGTGAATCGTGGCGGAAAGGCGATCCTACCCTGCTTTGCCGTTGGCAGAACGCAGGAGGTTATGTTAATCCTGAGGAATGAATCCTACGATATGTGGGTCGATGGCATGGGAAAAACGATAACAAGACTCTATCTTGATCAGCCCGAATACTTACGATCAGAAAAGAATCTCAGAGTCGCAAAAAGTCGATTCAAGGAAGTTCGAACCCCGGCTGGAAGGGAGCGCGCGAAGAAGGGAGAAGTCATAGTCACAACGGGTGGGATGCTTGATGGTGGTCCCGTTTTGGAATATCTCAAAGATATTAAGGATGATAGAAAGAGTGCGG contains:
- a CDS encoding transcription factor S; protein product: MFCPECKSLMFPRNGVFKCSKCGKEQKMNGEKQTFTTRLREKEMVVIDSNAPTLPKTNVECPKCGHNEAFWVLRQTRAADEPETRIFRCTECGYSWREY
- a CDS encoding secondary thiamine-phosphate synthase enzyme YjbQ, with protein sequence MMFRKTITIETNSECDIVDITDHVTDAIRTSGISDGLACVFVPHSTAALITMENELGLRNDLIRCLERIAPRNANYDHNLAWGDGNGHSHIRSSLLGTSLTIPFSKGKPELGTWQQIVLVELDTRARNRKVIIQIVGE
- a CDS encoding MBL fold metallo-hydrolase, with protein sequence MNIKFLGGADVVGRMGIFIRHRDASVLLEYGMRPAKPPQYPMPSPPVDYAFLSHCHLDHSGMVPWLCKRYDTEIVATSSTMSITKVLLEDALKVADAEGYPRPFENNDIKYALKNFTTMEFGETVDVAGFEVEMHSAGHVPGAAMYELRGDEITLFTGDLNTRNTQLVWGAHPVKCDNLIIEATYAGRTHPNRAKTEKRLLEKISEVVNRGGKAILPCFAVGRTQEVMLILRNESYDMWVDGMGKTITRLYLDQPEYLRSEKNLRVAKSRFKEVRTPAGRERAKKGEVIVTTGGMLDGGPVLEYLKDIKDDRKSAVLLTGYQVEGSNGRQLVETGMIDIYGVKEKVKCEIEAFDLSAHSDHDELLEFIRACSPRNVVLCHSENREALASELKKEFNVILPKQGEEFELP